A single Bosea sp. PAMC 26642 DNA region contains:
- a CDS encoding ABC transporter substrate-binding protein, with the protein MKLVTALASATILALSALPTLAQTPSVLRIGLQEDPDMLDPHKARTFVGRIVFKGLCDKFLDITPDLKIVPRLATEWSFSEDGKTLTMKLRPGVKFHDGEPFNAEAAKANLDRARTLPDSLRRSELASVDSVEVVDPMTIALKLKRPDATLLAQLTDRASMMMSPKSLSGDVAAKPVCSGPYKFVERVQNDRIVLEKFADFWEADKYAFDRIVYRAIPDTTVRLANLRSGELDMIERLAATDVKSARADKSLKVVDTPGIGYQGMTLNHNNGEMANSPFSKDKRVRQAFSLAIDRNVLNDVVFEGTHPPSMQPFPPASPYFMKELVVTKRDIPKAKALLKEAGAERVKLDMMVTNNPVDAQLGQVVQAMASEAGFDVQLRSSEFASQLRDQQQGKFQLSRVGWSGRVDPDGNIHQFVHSTGSQNDGKFKNARIDELLDRARTVYDVAERKKLYDEAQTIMQDEMPLIYLYNQPWFFAMRANVSGFVVSPDGMIRLAGLKKQ; encoded by the coding sequence ATGAAGCTCGTCACCGCCCTGGCTTCGGCCACGATCCTGGCACTTTCGGCCCTGCCGACGCTGGCGCAGACGCCGTCGGTCTTACGTATCGGGCTGCAGGAAGACCCCGACATGCTGGATCCGCACAAGGCCCGCACTTTCGTCGGCCGCATCGTCTTCAAGGGCCTGTGCGACAAGTTTTTGGACATCACGCCCGACCTGAAGATCGTCCCCCGGCTGGCGACGGAATGGTCCTTCTCTGAGGACGGCAAGACGTTGACGATGAAGCTGCGGCCCGGCGTCAAGTTCCATGACGGCGAGCCTTTCAACGCCGAGGCCGCCAAGGCCAATCTCGACCGCGCCCGCACCCTGCCCGACTCGCTGCGCCGCTCGGAGCTCGCCTCGGTCGACAGCGTCGAGGTGGTCGATCCGATGACGATCGCACTCAAGCTGAAGCGGCCAGACGCGACGCTGCTGGCGCAACTCACCGACCGGGCGAGCATGATGATGTCGCCGAAATCGCTCTCCGGCGATGTCGCGGCCAAGCCCGTCTGCTCGGGCCCCTACAAGTTCGTCGAGCGCGTGCAGAACGACCGCATCGTGCTGGAAAAGTTCGCGGACTTCTGGGAGGCGGACAAATATGCGTTCGACCGCATCGTCTACCGGGCCATCCCCGACACCACGGTGCGGCTGGCCAATCTACGCTCGGGCGAGCTGGACATGATCGAGCGCCTGGCCGCCACCGACGTGAAATCAGCTCGCGCCGACAAGAGCCTCAAGGTCGTGGACACGCCCGGCATCGGCTATCAGGGCATGACGCTGAACCACAACAATGGCGAGATGGCGAACTCGCCCTTCTCCAAGGACAAGCGCGTGCGCCAGGCGTTCTCGCTGGCGATCGACCGCAACGTCCTGAACGACGTCGTCTTCGAGGGCACGCATCCGCCAAGCATGCAGCCCTTTCCGCCGGCCTCGCCCTATTTCATGAAGGAGCTGGTCGTCACCAAGCGCGACATTCCCAAGGCGAAGGCGCTGCTCAAGGAAGCCGGCGCCGAGCGCGTCAAGCTCGACATGATGGTGACCAACAACCCGGTCGATGCCCAGCTCGGCCAGGTCGTACAGGCGATGGCCTCAGAGGCCGGCTTCGACGTGCAGCTGCGTTCGTCGGAATTCGCCAGCCAGTTGCGCGACCAGCAGCAGGGCAAGTTCCAGCTCAGCCGCGTCGGCTGGTCGGGCCGCGTCGATCCCGACGGCAACATTCACCAGTTCGTCCATTCGACCGGCAGCCAGAACGACGGCAAGTTCAAGAATGCCCGCATCGACGAACTGCTCGACAGGGCCCGCACCGTCTACGACGTCGCCGAGCGCAAGAAGCTCTATGACGAGGCGCAGACGATCATGCAGGACGAGATGCCGCTGATCTATCTCTACAACCAGCCCTGGTTCTTCGCGATGCGCGCCAATGTGTCGGGCTTCGTGGTCAGCCCCGACGGCATGATCCGGCTGGCGGGATTGAAGAAGCAGTGA
- the otnK gene encoding 3-oxo-tetronate kinase: protein MLLGVIADDMTGATDVALMLNRAGMRTVQVIGAPERGAPPPDADAVVVALKSRTNPVAEAVTDSLAACEALLAAGARQILFKYCSTFDSTPTGNIGPVADALMQRLGAEIAIICPAFPANGRSIYQGYLFVGAVPLHESSMKDHPLTPMRDSNLMRLMGAQTTATVGLVDHATVQAGVDAVKARLEALAGQGARYAVTDALSNDDLLVLGAAIDGHVLLTGGSGIAMGLPQNFRKAGLLPERAVAATLSAPQGRTGIISGSCSTATRGQIKAAIEAGYPALKVDPLALTSGEQTAETLAQWALAQSAEKPFLLYSSDDPAEVTRIQDKLGREKAGETVERVFAEVARLLAQGGVSKLLVAGGETSGAVVQGLGIATLEIGPEIDPGVPWTRVVGGPEMVIALKSGNFGAPDFFLKAWSLLN, encoded by the coding sequence ATGCTTCTGGGTGTGATCGCCGATGACATGACGGGCGCGACCGACGTCGCCCTGATGCTCAACCGTGCCGGAATGCGCACCGTGCAGGTCATCGGCGCGCCTGAGCGGGGTGCCCCGCCGCCCGACGCCGATGCCGTCGTCGTGGCGCTGAAATCCCGCACCAATCCCGTGGCGGAGGCCGTCACGGATTCGCTGGCCGCCTGCGAAGCGCTGCTGGCGGCGGGAGCACGGCAGATCCTGTTCAAATACTGCTCGACCTTCGATTCGACCCCGACTGGCAATATCGGGCCGGTCGCGGATGCGCTGATGCAGCGGCTGGGCGCGGAGATCGCCATCATCTGCCCGGCTTTTCCCGCCAATGGCCGCTCGATCTACCAAGGCTATCTCTTCGTCGGCGCCGTGCCGCTTCACGAAAGCTCGATGAAGGACCACCCGCTGACGCCGATGCGCGATTCGAACCTGATGCGGCTGATGGGGGCGCAGACGACGGCAACGGTCGGACTGGTCGACCACGCGACGGTTCAGGCCGGCGTCGATGCCGTGAAGGCCCGCCTGGAGGCGCTGGCCGGGCAGGGCGCGCGCTATGCCGTCACCGATGCGCTGAGCAATGACGACCTGCTGGTACTGGGCGCCGCGATCGACGGCCATGTCCTGCTGACCGGCGGCTCCGGCATCGCGATGGGCCTGCCGCAGAACTTCCGCAAGGCGGGGCTCCTGCCGGAGCGCGCGGTGGCCGCGACCCTGAGCGCCCCGCAAGGCCGCACCGGCATCATTTCCGGTAGCTGCTCGACGGCGACGCGTGGTCAGATCAAGGCGGCGATCGAGGCGGGCTATCCGGCGCTGAAGGTCGATCCGCTCGCTCTCACCTCGGGCGAGCAGACAGCGGAGACGCTTGCGCAATGGGCGCTGGCCCAGTCGGCGGAAAAGCCTTTCCTGCTCTATTCGAGCGATGACCCGGCGGAGGTCACGCGCATCCAGGACAAGCTCGGCCGCGAAAAGGCTGGCGAGACGGTCGAACGCGTCTTCGCAGAGGTTGCCCGCTTGCTGGCGCAGGGCGGCGTCTCGAAGCTGCTCGTCGCCGGCGGCGAAACCTCTGGCGCTGTCGTTCAGGGTCTGGGCATCGCCACGCTGGAGATCGGCCCCGAGATCGATCCGGGCGTGCCCTGGACCCGCGTGGTCGGCGGGCCGGAGATGGTGATCGCGCTCAAATCCGGCAATTTCGGCGCGCCCGACTTCTTTCTGAAAGCGTGGAGCCTGCTGAACTGA
- a CDS encoding malonyl-CoA decarboxylase yields MDMAFLGDLLTSVADRGRALIGFERFGGGKGRPIDQLCEDLLSGRGEASGMALAQGVLDAWERLDRAGRQAFFTILQERFGPDHQRLGNAIEAYRADPNAANIASLHLASEPRRQELLRRLNLAPGGTHVLVRMREALFEAMEADPELKAVDSDFRHLFGSWFNRGFLVLRRIDWRTPANVLEKIIRYEAVHEIQGWDDLRRRLEPGDRRCFAFFHPQLIDEPLIFVEVALTADIPAGIVDLLTDSREVLPAAAAKTAVFYSISNCQEGLRGISFGNFLIKQVAEDLKRELPGLDTFVTLSPLPGFARWLDAFVADPGEVRMSNEELSELARPTGETITLDDATKARRVKLLGQMAAQYLLRARSASGRVIDPVARFHLGNGARLERINVGGNMSARGLRESHGVMVNYRYDLDDIEINHEAFATRNTVVASSAARKLLRPVAS; encoded by the coding sequence ATGGACATGGCGTTTCTCGGCGATCTTCTGACCAGCGTGGCCGATCGCGGCCGGGCGCTCATCGGCTTCGAGCGGTTCGGGGGCGGCAAGGGCCGCCCGATCGACCAGCTCTGCGAGGATCTTCTGTCGGGCCGCGGCGAGGCCTCGGGCATGGCGCTGGCGCAGGGCGTTCTCGACGCCTGGGAGCGGCTCGACCGGGCCGGACGGCAGGCCTTCTTCACTATCCTGCAGGAGCGCTTCGGTCCCGATCATCAACGGCTCGGCAATGCAATCGAGGCCTATCGCGCCGATCCCAACGCCGCCAACATCGCCAGCCTGCACCTGGCCTCGGAGCCGCGCCGCCAGGAATTGCTGCGCCGCCTCAACCTCGCGCCCGGCGGCACCCATGTGCTGGTGCGGATGCGCGAGGCCCTGTTCGAGGCGATGGAAGCCGACCCCGAGCTGAAGGCCGTCGACAGCGATTTCCGCCACCTCTTCGGCTCCTGGTTCAACCGCGGCTTCCTGGTGCTGCGCCGCATCGACTGGCGCACCCCCGCCAACGTGCTTGAGAAGATCATCCGCTACGAGGCGGTCCATGAGATTCAAGGCTGGGACGACCTGCGGCGCAGGCTGGAGCCGGGCGACAGGCGCTGCTTCGCCTTCTTCCATCCGCAGCTGATCGACGAGCCGCTGATCTTCGTCGAGGTCGCGCTGACGGCCGACATCCCCGCCGGCATCGTCGATCTCCTGACCGATTCTCGTGAGGTCCTGCCGGCCGCCGCTGCGAAGACAGCCGTGTTCTATTCGATCTCGAACTGCCAGGAGGGCTTGCGCGGTATCTCCTTCGGCAATTTCCTGATCAAGCAGGTGGCCGAGGATCTGAAGCGTGAGCTGCCGGGCCTCGACACCTTCGTCACGCTCTCGCCCCTGCCGGGCTTTGCGCGCTGGCTCGACGCCTTCGTCGCCGATCCCGGCGAGGTCCGGATGTCCAATGAGGAGTTGTCCGAACTCGCCCGGCCGACCGGCGAGACGATCACCCTCGACGATGCGACCAAGGCCCGCCGCGTCAAACTGCTCGGCCAGATGGCGGCGCAATATCTTCTGCGCGCCCGCAGCGCGTCGGGCCGTGTCATCGATCCCGTGGCGCGCTTCCATCTCGGCAACGGTGCGAGGCTTGAGCGTATCAATGTCGGTGGCAACATGTCGGCGCGGGGCCTGCGCGAGTCGCATGGCGTGATGGTCAATTATCGCTACGACCTCGACGACATCGAGATCAATCACGAGGCCTTCGCCACCCGCAACACCGTCGTCGCCTCCTCGGCTGCGAGGAAACTGCTGCGGCCGGTCGCGAGTTGA
- a CDS encoding malonate--CoA ligase → MGNHLFDLIRARIPAPDAPFALLHDGRRYSYADMVDVSARFADALVGLGVKPGDRVAVQVEKSIEALMLYLGTVRAGAIFLPLNTAYTPVEIEYFLGDAEPSVFICDPAKAEALRPYADKAGAKLETLGVWRSPDVSAGTLSDKALAAATDFADIERGPDDLAAILYTSGTTGRSKGAMLSHDNLASNALALVDYWRFTKDDVLLHALPIFHTHGLFVATNCALFSGASMILLPKFDPDQVFKYLPQATCMMGVPTFYVRLLQDERLTRELTAHMRLFVSGSAPLLAETHREWRQRTGHAILERYGMTETNMNTSNPYEGERVAGTVGFPLPGIAARVTDPETAKVLGTDEIGMIEVRGPNVFKGYWRNPEKTAAEFRADGFFITGDLGKIDPAGYVHIVGRGKDLIITGGYNVYPKEVETEIDEMQGVIESAVIGCPHPDFGEGVTAVVVVKPGATITAASIARTLEQRLAKFKLPKQVFIVDDLPRNTMGKVQKNLLREQYKDIYARQMKAGE, encoded by the coding sequence ATGGGCAACCACCTGTTCGACCTGATCCGCGCCCGAATTCCTGCGCCGGATGCGCCTTTCGCGCTGCTCCATGACGGCCGGCGCTATTCCTATGCCGACATGGTCGATGTCTCGGCCCGCTTCGCCGATGCGCTGGTCGGGCTCGGCGTGAAGCCCGGCGATCGGGTCGCGGTCCAGGTCGAGAAGTCGATCGAGGCGCTGATGCTCTATCTCGGCACGGTGCGGGCCGGCGCGATCTTCCTGCCGCTCAACACTGCCTATACGCCGGTCGAGATCGAGTATTTCCTGGGCGATGCCGAGCCTTCCGTCTTCATCTGCGATCCCGCAAAGGCCGAGGCGCTGAGGCCTTACGCCGACAAGGCCGGGGCGAAGCTGGAGACGCTAGGCGTCTGGCGCTCGCCGGACGTTTCCGCAGGCACGCTCTCCGACAAGGCGCTTGCCGCTGCGACCGACTTCGCCGACATCGAGCGCGGCCCCGACGATCTCGCCGCCATCCTCTACACCTCGGGCACCACCGGCCGCTCCAAGGGCGCGATGCTCAGTCACGACAACCTCGCCTCGAACGCGCTGGCGCTGGTCGATTACTGGCGCTTCACGAAGGACGACGTGCTGCTGCACGCGCTGCCGATCTTCCACACGCACGGGCTCTTCGTCGCGACCAATTGCGCGCTGTTCTCCGGCGCCTCGATGATCCTGCTGCCGAAATTCGACCCCGATCAGGTCTTCAAGTACCTACCGCAGGCGACCTGCATGATGGGCGTGCCGACGTTCTACGTCCGGCTGCTGCAGGACGAGCGCCTGACGCGGGAATTGACCGCCCATATGCGCCTCTTCGTTTCGGGCTCGGCGCCACTGCTCGCCGAGACGCATCGCGAATGGCGCCAGCGCACCGGCCACGCCATCCTCGAGCGCTACGGCATGACCGAGACCAACATGAACACCTCCAACCCCTATGAGGGAGAGCGCGTCGCAGGCACGGTCGGTTTCCCGCTGCCGGGCATCGCGGCCCGCGTCACCGATCCCGAGACGGCAAAAGTGCTGGGCACCGACGAGATCGGCATGATCGAGGTCAGGGGCCCCAACGTCTTCAAGGGCTATTGGCGCAACCCCGAAAAGACCGCAGCCGAGTTCCGCGCCGACGGCTTCTTCATCACCGGCGACCTCGGCAAGATCGACCCTGCCGGCTACGTCCACATCGTCGGGCGTGGCAAGGACCTGATCATCACCGGCGGCTACAATGTCTATCCCAAGGAGGTCGAGACCGAGATCGACGAAATGCAGGGCGTAATCGAAAGCGCCGTCATCGGCTGTCCCCATCCCGATTTCGGCGAGGGCGTCACGGCGGTCGTGGTAGTCAAGCCCGGCGCTACGATCACCGCTGCCTCGATCGCCCGGACGCTTGAGCAGCGGCTGGCGAAGTTCAAGCTGCCCAAGCAGGTCTTCATCGTCGACGATCTGCCGCGCAACACTATGGGCAAGGTCCAGAAGAACCTGCTGCGGGAGCAATACAAGGACATCTATGCAAGGCAGATGAAGGCGGGGGAGTAG
- a CDS encoding type II toxin-antitoxin system RelE/ParE family toxin, translating to MQTVLLTSVFERQAKAAGLGEEEIQDVAVAIASDPLGGDLMAGTGGARKMRHAGRGEGKSGGYRTIHYFGGDDVPLFLLALIDKGKKANLTKAERNNLAKTLPKIAEAYRQTMKTGER from the coding sequence ATGCAGACCGTCCTGTTGACATCCGTTTTCGAACGGCAGGCCAAAGCGGCTGGTTTGGGTGAGGAGGAGATTCAGGACGTTGCCGTAGCGATCGCGAGCGATCCCCTCGGGGGTGATCTGATGGCCGGGACCGGCGGTGCCCGTAAGATGCGACACGCCGGTCGCGGCGAGGGCAAGAGTGGCGGATACCGCACGATCCATTACTTTGGCGGGGACGATGTGCCTCTCTTCCTCCTCGCGCTGATCGACAAGGGGAAAAAAGCCAATCTGACCAAGGCCGAACGCAACAATCTTGCCAAAACCTTGCCGAAGATTGCCGAGGCCTACCGGCAGACGATGAAGACAGGAGAGCGATGA
- a CDS encoding helix-turn-helix domain-containing protein, producing the protein MATFGQDLIESASEALAMARGEKKPARTIAVEIVDVVAIRKRLGLSQDAFARKFGLSAATLRDWEQGRRSMDRTARALLKVIDQAPEVVERALKVA; encoded by the coding sequence ATGGCGACGTTCGGCCAGGATCTGATCGAAAGCGCCAGCGAAGCACTGGCGATGGCTCGTGGTGAGAAGAAGCCCGCCAGGACGATCGCGGTCGAGATCGTCGACGTTGTGGCTATTCGCAAGAGGCTGGGGCTGTCGCAGGATGCCTTTGCCCGAAAGTTTGGCCTGAGTGCCGCAACATTGCGCGATTGGGAGCAGGGCCGCCGGAGCATGGATCGCACCGCGCGGGCTCTGCTGAAGGTGATCGATCAGGCTCCCGAGGTGGTCGAACGAGCCTTGAAGGTCGCTTGA
- a CDS encoding ABC transporter permease codes for MASPDTAEPQAVFLDDAGTLAVTLAGSWSADRGPRVEQLIEEIGERVGKVSRATLDLSAVARLDTLGAFVLNRLKADRETQGGAVEIVSSRPEHAVLLAEIGVRDHEVPQPAAHFGVVSVLVDIGASVVSFGRDMVAGAMFLGEVVVGAAGVMLGPRRFRGPSLINQIELIAFNGAPIIMLISFLVGCIVAQQGIFQLQQFGATVFVVNLTGILVLRELSVLLTSIMIAGRSGSAFTAEIGSMKMREEIDALRVMGLDPIEVLVVPRILALVISLPILTFLSSMSGLTGAALVAWLYGGIGIDTFLARLQSVITWKHFAAGLIKAPFMAFVIGLIASIEGLAVKGSAESLGRQVTASVVKAIFMVIVVDGLFAMFFASIAF; via the coding sequence ATGGCGAGCCCCGACACCGCCGAACCGCAAGCGGTCTTCCTTGACGATGCGGGCACGCTTGCCGTGACGCTTGCCGGCTCGTGGAGCGCCGACCGTGGCCCGCGTGTCGAACAGCTGATCGAGGAGATCGGCGAGCGCGTCGGCAAGGTGTCGCGTGCGACGCTCGACCTTTCCGCCGTCGCGCGGCTCGATACTCTGGGCGCCTTTGTACTCAATCGTCTCAAGGCCGACCGCGAGACGCAAGGGGGCGCCGTCGAGATCGTCAGCAGCCGGCCCGAACATGCGGTCCTGCTTGCCGAGATCGGAGTCCGCGACCACGAGGTCCCGCAACCGGCCGCTCATTTCGGCGTCGTCAGCGTGCTGGTCGATATCGGCGCCTCGGTGGTGAGCTTCGGGCGCGACATGGTCGCCGGTGCGATGTTCCTGGGCGAGGTGGTGGTCGGGGCGGCCGGCGTCATGCTCGGCCCGCGTCGGTTTCGCGGACCCTCCCTGATCAACCAGATCGAGCTGATCGCCTTCAATGGCGCCCCCATCATCATGCTGATCTCGTTTCTGGTCGGCTGTATCGTCGCCCAGCAGGGCATCTTCCAGCTCCAGCAGTTCGGCGCCACGGTCTTCGTCGTCAATCTGACCGGCATTCTGGTCCTGCGCGAACTCTCCGTGCTGCTGACCTCGATCATGATCGCCGGCCGGTCCGGCTCGGCCTTCACGGCGGAGATCGGCTCGATGAAGATGCGCGAAGAGATCGATGCGCTGCGGGTGATGGGGCTCGACCCGATCGAGGTGCTGGTCGTGCCACGCATTTTGGCGCTGGTGATCTCGCTGCCGATCCTGACCTTCCTGTCGTCGATGTCGGGCCTGACGGGCGCGGCTCTCGTCGCCTGGCTCTATGGCGGCATCGGCATCGACACCTTTCTGGCGCGCCTCCAGTCGGTCATCACCTGGAAGCATTTCGCAGCCGGCCTCATCAAAGCCCCTTTCATGGCCTTCGTCATCGGCCTGATCGCCTCCATCGAGGGCCTGGCGGTCAAGGGCTCGGCAGAATCGCTCGGCCGTCAGGTCACGGCCTCGGTGGTCAAGGCGATCTTCATGGTCATCGTGGTCGATGGCCTCTTTGCCATGTTTTTTGCATCCATCGCGTTTTGA
- a CDS encoding ABC transporter ATP-binding protein: MEGLDLDVMRGEILGFVGGSGTGKSVLTRTILGLVRKARGTIELLGEDVDALDQAQRRAMERRFGVMFQHGALFSALSVKQNIQVPMREYLELSPKLLDEMAMVKLDLVGLKPDSAEKSPSELSGGMIKRAALARALALDPEIVFLDEPTSGLDPIGAAEFDELIMTLKQTLGLTVFMVTHDLDSLYSACDRIAALADKKVIAVGPLATMLASDHPWLKAYFGGERARARLASDK; encoded by the coding sequence ATGGAGGGGCTCGACCTTGACGTGATGCGGGGCGAGATCCTGGGCTTCGTCGGCGGTTCGGGCACCGGCAAATCGGTGCTGACCCGCACCATCCTCGGCCTCGTCCGCAAGGCCCGCGGCACGATCGAACTGCTGGGCGAGGACGTCGACGCACTCGATCAGGCCCAGCGCCGTGCCATGGAGCGACGCTTCGGCGTGATGTTCCAGCATGGCGCGCTGTTCTCGGCGCTCAGCGTCAAGCAGAACATCCAGGTGCCAATGCGCGAATATCTTGAGCTCTCGCCCAAGCTGCTCGACGAGATGGCGATGGTGAAGCTCGATCTCGTCGGTCTCAAACCCGATTCCGCCGAGAAATCGCCCTCCGAACTCTCCGGCGGCATGATCAAGCGCGCGGCGCTCGCCCGCGCGCTGGCGCTCGATCCCGAGATCGTCTTTCTCGACGAGCCGACCTCGGGGCTCGATCCGATCGGCGCCGCCGAGTTCGACGAACTGATCATGACCCTCAAGCAGACTTTGGGCCTGACCGTCTTCATGGTAACCCACGATCTCGACAGCCTCTATTCCGCCTGCGACCGCATCGCAGCTTTGGCGGACAAGAAGGTGATCGCGGTCGGACCGCTCGCCACTATGCTGGCATCCGATCATCCCTGGCTGAAAGCCTATTTCGGCGGCGAGCGGGCTCGCGCCCGGCTTGCGTCGGACAAGTAA
- a CDS encoding MlaD family protein, translated as MESRANYALVGLFTLAVLAAMFGFVYWFNSGGAGSKLNVRVIFSGTVTGLGRGSSVLFNGLRVGEVSTIQLQPDDPRRIYAVISVDGTTPLKVDTRARIEAQGLAGVVAVQLLGGEPDAPALVAQPGQSMPVIVAERSEFQDILETVRTIAKRADEMLGSVEGLVKENAGSISNTVRNVEKFSAALGDNSDGVDKLMRSAGVIAETIAPLSQKLGALSEDLSGVVRAIDQKKITSTLDNVEKFTASLGNSSEDVTRTVREVASLSQKLNAAIDSTQLSNTLNNVDRFVAILGNSGELVTNAIRDAAAVSDRLNRALDGPKIASTLDNIEKFSAALGGSSNQVGKTVDNVASITDKLNRAADQVEGVLKGAQAFLNSAAGEEGKGALAEVSNAAQSIRVLADNLDKRTAEITAGINRFTGPGLRDIETLATDGRRTLTDLTRTLRNLERNPQQFIFGGKPPLPQYNGSR; from the coding sequence ATGGAATCGCGTGCGAATTATGCGCTGGTCGGATTGTTCACGCTCGCCGTCCTGGCGGCGATGTTCGGCTTCGTCTACTGGTTCAACAGCGGCGGCGCCGGCAGCAAGCTGAATGTGCGCGTCATCTTCAGCGGCACCGTCACGGGGCTCGGACGCGGCTCGAGCGTGCTCTTCAACGGCCTGCGTGTCGGCGAGGTCTCCACGATCCAGCTTCAGCCGGACGATCCGCGCCGCATCTATGCCGTGATTTCGGTCGATGGCACCACCCCGCTCAAGGTTGATACGCGCGCCCGCATCGAGGCGCAGGGCCTTGCCGGCGTCGTCGCCGTGCAGCTTCTGGGTGGCGAGCCGGACGCGCCTGCGCTGGTGGCGCAGCCAGGCCAGTCCATGCCGGTCATCGTCGCCGAGCGCTCCGAGTTCCAGGATATCCTGGAGACCGTTCGTACCATCGCCAAGCGCGCCGACGAGATGCTGGGCAGCGTCGAGGGGCTGGTCAAGGAGAACGCCGGCTCGATCAGCAACACCGTGCGCAATGTCGAGAAGTTCTCGGCCGCCCTCGGCGACAATTCCGATGGCGTCGATAAGCTGATGCGCAGCGCCGGCGTGATCGCAGAGACGATCGCGCCGCTCTCGCAGAAGCTCGGTGCGCTGAGCGAGGACCTGTCGGGGGTCGTGCGCGCGATCGATCAGAAGAAGATCACCAGCACGCTCGACAACGTCGAGAAATTCACCGCTTCGCTCGGCAATTCCAGCGAGGATGTCACCAGGACGGTGCGTGAAGTCGCCTCGCTGAGCCAGAAGCTGAACGCGGCGATCGATTCGACCCAACTTTCCAACACCTTGAACAACGTCGATCGCTTCGTCGCCATCCTCGGCAATTCCGGCGAACTCGTCACCAATGCGATCCGCGATGCCGCCGCCGTTTCGGACCGTCTCAACCGGGCGCTGGACGGACCCAAGATCGCCAGCACGCTCGACAACATCGAGAAGTTCTCCGCGGCGCTGGGCGGCTCCAGCAACCAGGTCGGCAAGACGGTCGATAACGTTGCCTCGATCACAGACAAGCTCAACCGCGCCGCCGATCAGGTCGAGGGTGTGCTGAAGGGCGCGCAGGCTTTCCTGAACTCCGCCGCGGGCGAGGAAGGGAAGGGCGCGCTTGCCGAGGTCAGCAACGCGGCCCAGTCGATCCGCGTGCTCGCCGACAATCTCGACAAGCGCACCGCCGAAATCACCGCTGGGATCAACCGCTTCACCGGTCCGGGCCTGCGCGATATCGAGACGCTCGCCACCGACGGCCGGCGCACCCTGACCGATCTGACCCGGACCCTGCGCAATCTCGAGCGCAACCCCCAACAATTCATCTTCGGCGGCAAGCCGCCGCTTCCCCAGTACAACGGATCACGCTGA
- a CDS encoding ABC-type transport auxiliary lipoprotein family protein produces MTMSFPTGRPRPARLFAMPLLFAGAVLLAGCSGPTPTTYDLSAPRDFGRVGGGAALVVAEPTTVQTLDSDRVIVKDSSGALSFAGGAQWADRVPKLVQTRLIQTFENGSRLGSVARPGERIVPELQLNTDIRAFNIDTATGSAVVEITAKLVGDRTGRVQRARLFTACVPATAGDGGAAAQALDRALSQVLVEIVRWVR; encoded by the coding sequence ATGACGATGTCGTTCCCGACCGGACGTCCGCGTCCCGCCCGCCTGTTCGCCATGCCTTTGCTGTTTGCCGGCGCCGTGCTGCTCGCAGGCTGCAGCGGCCCGACGCCCACGACCTATGATCTTTCGGCCCCGCGCGATTTCGGCCGGGTCGGTGGCGGCGCGGCGCTCGTCGTGGCCGAACCGACGACCGTCCAGACGCTCGATTCCGACCGCGTGATCGTCAAGGATTCGTCTGGCGCGCTCTCCTTCGCCGGCGGCGCTCAGTGGGCCGACCGTGTTCCCAAGCTCGTCCAGACCCGTCTGATCCAGACCTTCGAGAACGGCAGCCGGCTCGGCTCGGTGGCAAGGCCGGGCGAGCGCATCGTGCCGGAGCTGCAGCTCAACACCGATATCCGCGCTTTCAACATCGACACCGCAACCGGTTCCGCGGTCGTCGAGATCACGGCAAAACTGGTCGGAGACCGCACCGGCCGCGTCCAGCGCGCCCGCCTCTTCACCGCCTGCGTGCCCGCCACGGCCGGCGACGGCGGCGCGGCCGCCCAGGCACTCGACAGGGCGCTCTCGCAGGTCCTCGTAGAGATCGTGCGCTGGGTGCGGTGA
- a CDS encoding MerR family transcriptional regulator, whose translation MKIGELAKRSGLSVYTIRYYERIGLLPYADRDDAKQRNYDPSILVWIEFLDRLKTTGMPIRDMLRYGKLRAQGDSTSSQRQELLEAHRDVVSARIASLQDSLSVLDAKIAGYGDAERRLSGHALSTPTTNPGIPLRARPAGTLRDRR comes from the coding sequence ATGAAGATCGGCGAACTCGCCAAGCGCAGCGGATTGAGCGTTTACACAATTCGCTATTACGAGCGGATCGGGCTTCTGCCCTATGCCGACCGTGACGACGCAAAGCAGCGCAACTACGATCCGTCGATCCTGGTCTGGATCGAATTCCTGGACCGTCTGAAGACGACGGGCATGCCGATCAGGGACATGCTTCGTTACGGGAAGCTGCGCGCGCAGGGCGATTCGACGAGTAGCCAGCGCCAAGAACTGCTGGAAGCGCATCGTGACGTCGTCAGCGCCCGCATCGCCAGTCTCCAGGACAGCCTCTCCGTGCTCGATGCCAAGATCGCCGGTTATGGCGACGCAGAACGGAGACTTTCAGGCCATGCTTTATCAACACCCACGACCAATCCCGGCATCCCGCTTCGAGCGCGGCCGGCAGGCACTCTCCGAGATCGACGGTAA